One genomic segment of Candidatus Latescibacterota bacterium includes these proteins:
- a CDS encoding pyridoxal-phosphate dependent enzyme, with protein MQDRPTLDTVRAAAARIAGRIHRTPVLTSAGLDALTGATLAFKCEPLQRTGSFKIRGAMNAVMTLSDSDAAPGVLTHSSGNFAAALALAARERGVAAQIVMPENAPAVKQAAVRGYGGRITFCAPTLAAREETAARVGAETGARFVHPYDDHAIIAGQGTAALELLEERADLDVLIAPVGGGGLMSGCAIAAHGINARIELVGAEPAGADDAFRSLAADRRLPQTDPRTCADGLRTGLGERNFPILRELLAGIVTVTEDEIVAAMRLLWERLKLVVEPSGAVPLAAVMAAPARFRGRRVGLVLSGGNVDLGALPWSPTSA; from the coding sequence ATGCAGGACAGGCCCACGCTCGACACCGTCCGCGCCGCCGCGGCGCGCATCGCCGGCCGCATCCACCGCACGCCGGTGCTGACCAGCGCCGGCCTCGATGCGCTGACGGGCGCGACGCTCGCCTTCAAGTGCGAGCCCCTGCAGCGCACGGGCTCCTTCAAGATCCGCGGGGCGATGAACGCGGTGATGACCCTGTCGGACAGCGACGCCGCCCCCGGCGTGCTCACGCACTCGTCGGGCAACTTCGCCGCGGCGCTGGCGCTCGCGGCGCGGGAGCGCGGCGTGGCGGCGCAGATCGTCATGCCCGAGAACGCGCCCGCGGTGAAGCAGGCGGCCGTGCGCGGCTACGGCGGCAGGATCACCTTCTGCGCCCCCACGCTCGCCGCGCGCGAGGAGACCGCCGCCCGCGTGGGCGCCGAGACCGGCGCGCGCTTCGTGCACCCCTACGACGACCACGCGATCATCGCGGGGCAGGGCACGGCGGCGCTGGAGCTGCTGGAAGAGCGCGCCGACCTCGACGTCCTGATCGCCCCGGTCGGCGGCGGCGGCCTCATGAGCGGCTGCGCGATCGCGGCCCACGGCATCAACGCGCGCATCGAGCTCGTGGGCGCCGAGCCCGCGGGCGCGGACGACGCCTTCCGCTCCCTCGCCGCGGACCGGCGCCTCCCCCAGACCGACCCGCGCACTTGCGCCGACGGTCTGCGCACCGGCCTCGGCGAGCGCAACTTCCCCATCCTGCGCGAGCTGCTCGCGGGCATCGTGACCGTGACCGAGGACGAGATCGTCGCCGCCATGCGGCTGCTCTGGGAGCGGCTCAAGCTGGTGGTGGAGCCGTCGGGCGCGGTGCCCCTGGCCGCGGTGATGGCCGCGCCGGCGCGCTTTCGCGGCCGGCGCGTGGGGCTGGTGCTGAGCGGCGGGAACGTCGATCTCGGCGCGCTGCCCTGGTCGCCGACTAGCGCGTGA